The following proteins are co-located in the Candida dubliniensis CD36 chromosome 3, complete sequence genome:
- a CDS encoding glucan 1,4-alpha-glucosidase, putative (Similar to S. cerevisiae SGA1;~fungal-specific;~In S. cerevisiae: intracellular sporulation-specific glucoamylase involved in glycogen degradation), whose product MRSLSLSFNLFIIFIINLGYVNSFLIPIKGLNLLPLQQQKHQQSIFSNNFKSTPSPTSFDDWLVFQKQVCLNSILNNIGGDFTIDNKDLLPGVVIASPSTSNPDYYYQWTRDSAIIINILIDHVSQTPLYFKKNSTSSLIRIIESYIFNNQVLQQLPNLSGDVDNLQNLGEPKFHVNLTAFNESWGRPQRDGPGLRSITIMNYLSLLNNTEQITTFSNLTINDTQKIYHDIIKPDLQYSIEYWQFEGFDLWEEIKGIHFFTSLIQLKSLTMGLKFAEFYNDSFEFRLDLMNSIKLLTKYIELEAGFINGADSDDDESEQQLLSKSYIISSPKFFYTKSRSGLDIATILAVLYTHNNNDEVDDFPFDVDNGLVLTTLRYLIQDMTFRYPINFQDNFQGVALGRYPEDIYDGHGKSEGNPWFISTATASELIYRLIYKLKLNNQDIIIDQHNIEFYEQFIQSITAISSNNKQNLKDHTISGHPIMIINKDDQLYDELINKLFHYADGFLKVVQKHIDNNGDMNEQFNKYIGFMQGAKKLTWSYGAVFTAINWRNKTLSIL is encoded by the coding sequence ATGAGATCATTGTCATTgtcatttaatttatttattatctttatcattaatcTAGGTTAtgttaattcatttttaatacCAATAAAAGGACTAAACTTGCTCCCTCTACAGCAGCAAAAGCatcaacaatcaatattctcaaataattttaaatcaacaCCGCTGCCAACTTCATTTGATGATTGGTTAGTTTTCCAAAAACAGGtttgtttaaattcaatacttaataatattggtggagaTTTCACTATTGATAACAAAGATTTATTACCTGGGGTGGTTATAGCATCACCATCAACTTCAAATCctgattattattatcaatggACAAGAGATTCTGCtattataattaatattttgattgatCATGTATCACAAACTCCtttatatttcaaaaaaaattcaacttCAAGTTTAATTCGTATTATTGAATCATACATTTTTAATAACCAAGTTTTACAACAATTACCCAATTTATCTGGtgatgttgataatttacaaaatttgGGTGAGCCGAAATTTCATGTCAATTTGACGGCATTTAATGAATCTTGGGGTCGTCCTCAACGAGATGGACCAGGATTAAGATCAATTACcataatgaattatttaagtttattaaataatactGAACAAATTACAACATTTTCTAATTTGACAATAAATGATACCCAGAAAATATATCATGACATTATAAAACCTGATTTgcaatattcaattgaatattggCAATTTGAAGGATTTGATTTATGGGAAGAAATTAAGGGGATACATTTTTTCACTAGTTTAATACAATTGAAAAGTTTAACTATGGGATTGAAATTTGCTGAGTTTTATAATGATTCATTCGAATTTAGACTTGATTTAATGAATCtgattaaattattaactaaatatattgaattaGAAGCGGGATTCATCAATGGTGCAGACAGTGATGACGATGAAAGTGAACAACAATTGCTTTCAAAATCATATATAATTTCATCCCCAAAATTTTTCTATACTAAATCAAGAAGTGGATTAGATATTGCCACCATTCTTGCCGTATTATATACccacaataataatgatgaggTTGACGATTTCCCATTTGATGTGGATAATGGATTGGTATTAACAACATTAAGATATCTTATTCAAGATATGACATTTAGATATCCAATAAATTTTCAAGATAATTTTCAAGGAGTAGCATTAGGTCGATATCCGGAAGATATTTATGATGGACATGGTAAATCGGAAGGAAATCCTTGGTTTATCAGTACAGCAACTGCAAgtgaattgatttatcgattaatttataaattgaaattgaataatcaGGATATTATAATTGATCAACATAATATTGAGTTTTATGAACAGTTTATCCAGAGTATAACCGCAATTAGTtccaacaataaacaaaatttgaaaGACCATACTATTAGTGGACATCCAATTATGATAATCAATAAAGACGATCAATTATATGAtgaattgatcaataaattatttcattatGCTGATGGGTTTTTAAAAGTTGTTCAAAAacatattgataataatggtgatatgaatgaacaatttaataaatatattggGTTTATGCAAGGAGCAAAAAAATTGACTTGGAGTTATGGAGCTGTATTTACAGCAATTAATTGGCGTAATAaaactttatcaattttatga